The region CAAATCCACTAGATATGTAATCAATGAAACTGTACAATTGTTTCTCAACAAAACTATCTACGAAGAGCTGACCTTTCAGAACCTATTGAAGTGCAAGACGTCAATTATAATAGACAAGAACCATAAGGATCATATACTGATATGCGTATAATAAATCAGTACCTTTTCACGACCCTTGCGACGAGATGGTAAAATAAAACTGTGCCCAACTTTTTCTTTGTGAAGTCTTTCAAAATCGGCAACTGATTCTTGTAGTTTACTGTTTAAAAGATTGGAAATTACGATTCTCTGAATTATCTAAAAGAAATACAACAGGAGAACCAAAAAATGCCAAAACTGGAAGACAATTAAGTGAAAGATGGAGAGAAAACAAGAAACTAAGATACTTACCCAATAAGGATATGATCTCCATTACTGTTAAAATCAAAGCATTCGATAAATAGTGGATTATCCTGCAAAAAAAAACTCAGCAAATTGTTTCAGAAGGTTTTCACAACCACTAGCTACATCAGAAAATGGAATTTCTGGTCAGATTATAAAATTAGGGCATGATTCCATGTTCAGTCTTTTGTCATTCTTATGACCAACATGAGATCACAGCAAGTTTCGCCCGTTCAACTCTATTATAAGGGGAACAACATATATTAAACCTAGTATACTTTAATGCTTCATATCCCTAGGTTGAATCGAGTAGAACTGGGAATGGAATGAGAATTGCAAAGAAATTAAAGGTGTGATAGAAGGATGGAGGAGGTGAGAATGAAAGACAAGACAAAAATCTTTTACGCTAAGGTTGGAAGGATTTGCGTGAGAGGTAAAAAGAGCATTGATCTATAATTTGGAAAAAATGAAATCAAGTTTCAACTTCTGGAAATGAATGGAGAAAGGAACAAGTGGAACGCATAAATGCCCAGAAAATACAGTTACAACTACACTTCATTTCTTCCGGTCACTGAGCATAAGGACAACAGCTCTACAAGCTTACCTTGCTCACATATTGCTGCGTGGTTAAACATAGGGGAGGCCAAGATGGATTCAGGTTGTTGTTCACAACTCCTGTCTTGCAGATTGGTACGGAACCACCCGTCTCAATAATCCTGGAGATTCTTAAAAATGGATCCTAGAAGCAACAATTAAAAGCATACAGTTAGATAAACTACCCACAAAAAATTCTCTGCCTGAATACTTAACAGATAATTTGAATAAACATACACTTTTCGAGAAAAAATCTTTGTTATCCAAACGCGTACAACGAAATGCCACCTCAACAGCATTTCTTGAAGCAACAGTTTCTTCCGCATGAACAGTGACTGTGCCATAGTTCTTCAAACCAGGCCCACGATTATTGTGAAGATTGAGGGTTTTAGAACGACTTTTTGTAGTCACAATCTACCAAAATATGAAAATACACACATATTAGTAACATAATTTGCAAATAAACAATTGCAGTTGAACAATGTTCGATATGTTTCCAACGTATAAAGGTTGTTCACATCAACCAACATAATTATATAGCTAACTCTTTGCAGAATAGGAATGACTTATTCCATATACAATAATACAACTAATTTATCCTTAATGCATGTAGATGATGTCGAAATCAGGGATTCCTGGCTTGTTGAAAACTATTGCACTAACTTGGAGAGTTATGTAAAATAGGTGCACATTTGGGTACTAGATACTAGAATTATACACGAGATACAAAATAGTGTACAATGTGTGCAGTTGCTATAAAAATATTATGGAACATTTTCAATGTTTAAAAACCTAATAAAGACAAAACACATGACTTGTGTTTGTACTTAATATGAACCTTACCAACATATCAAGAAGTCAACTACACTTAGCCATCCATATATAAATCATTTACAATAGATTTTATAGAGCATACACTCTAGTTAAAAACCAAGAAACATCAGGTAAATAGCTGACCTCAGACAGAACACAGTTTGCCTCCCCAAGAAAATCTTGATCTTTCAATTTCAACATCTGCAATGTGcaagaaaataaattaatttgcATAACATCGAATTTGACAATCACACAATTATATAATCAACAAATTAGTTTGTGCCGGTTCATCAAGTTGGTTAAAAATAGTTTGGTTTTGCTTAATGTGTTTGCCAGCATTTCACCTTGTATGTTGATGACAATCATGTAAGCATACAGAACTCCACTCTAAATCATTAGTTAACAAAATATAAACAGTAAAATGACCTATAAATTTAGCTTTTACCGGGATGGGACAAATAGTGTACATACATATAAAGCCTCAAATTTTAATTGCAATTATCTTCAGTGCTACTTAAATTGAACTTGTGATCTTCAATTCTATCTTTAAATTATTCTTAATTACTGTTTAACATTCCATAAGAAGGAAATTACGCATTATTGACATTTAAATGAAATTGACCAAGGCATTTGTTATATAAGTATGCATATAATGTATCTATTACGAAATTATTACCCTGTAGTGTCAAGTATATAGGTGTCACAGTGGATGGAGCCCACTGCAAGTATAGAATTGGCAACATTAAGAAATTTTGCATGGAAACGGAAAAGGACTGGTATTACCTTTGGTGCTACATTGTGATACTTTGTGTCTACATCATACACTTGGAAACTGAAAAGAACATTAATAGTGAGAAATACACAAGCTCATCAGGAcctaaataaataatttatattcaATTTTTAGCAAAAGAAAAGCTTTGTATGAAAGAAATTACTGTAATGGCTGAACAGTCTCAAACTGATATGCAACTGGAATTTTCCCTATCCATTTGGGGTCCAAATTGTTCATTATGACTTCTGTACGACCAAGTTCCACAAAGCTTCCATCTCTTTTCTTTTCAAACACAACAACCATAGGATCACTCTGCAATCAAAAATTCAATTCTCAATGACTTACTGGAACCTGAAAAAATCAAATTTACACTGTTTATGCAATTTTGAAGCAGGAAGCCCGGGGGTGTACGCAGGCGTTACCCCTCCTGGAGGCTGATGTAAACATATGCTTATACAAGTTGAAATATATATTGAACTTGACGTCAAGCCAGCAAGGACaaaacagatgcctagctataaGGTGCACTCTTCAATTAATGATAGTAATATTGATTACCTTTGACATGAAATCGCAATCACGTAACTTTGAAGCCGAAAAAGATAGCTGCAGATCACATCGGAGAGATATTATTACAAAATCGTGCTATTATGATGAACAAGCAACTAAAAGCCATCACGCAAGACTATGCACTTGACTAATATAAACTTTGTTATTGTTATGTTTATTCTTAATTAAAAACAAGAACAAATTAAATTCACTGATGTTCAGTTATATAGTCGTCCAAATCCAAAAATAGTGTTATAAAtcttttttttaacaaaaattatGAATAGTCTCCACGAGATTTATCAACAGTCTCCACGAGCCAAAAAAATTCTAAAACTCATTAATGTGCATAAAATACAGGGTGTTTTTTAAGCCACACCGTCGCAGTAGTACAGATTACCAGTTTCATTCAATTAATAATAGGTTTGGAAACTAAGTTGGTTTTTGTGGCAAAGAGCACCCATATATGCAAGGGCGGGTGCAGAAATTAAATTTTGGTGTGTGCCCCTTATTAGATCCTCCCTTGACATATACGGTTAAGTTATTTAGATTTAGATTTTGGTAATGAGTGTGTTTGTGACCACAATAGTTAGAGAGGATATATATAAAGGTGATGCAGGAGGAATAGGAAGAAGGCAGAGGAGGGGGGGGGGCGCAATTACTTGGAATACAATTCATTAAGCAAAAGTGTCCCCACAATCACAATATATCCCCCTAAAGGAGAGAATAAATTACAAAGTCCAACTTGTATTAAAATCAAATTACATACAAAACAAAACCCTAGTAGTACAATACAAGCGGGGGAGAAGTGTACGGACCTCAATTTGAGTAAAGAGAGCATCAAGACCCTTGGTCTTGAACAACAAGTCTACAGCATCGTTATGGCCCACTTCAGATACACCTTGCTGCTGGGTCCCACCTCCGTTCACTGCTTGCTTTCCACCCCTTATATCAGAATAACAACCTCCCATCCTCTCTCTCTCTGGTGTTATCAAAATTATTATAATGGTAATGAAGCCGTAGGAAGTGAATATATATGCACAACGCAACGGCCTAGCAATATACTATTTATCCTAACCAAAATTTATTATGCTACTGTTTAAACAATTAAGTTTTTAATATTGGGTGTATGTGTATGTATTTATAGCCTTCAGAAGTGTTTTGCTGGAAACTTTGACGGAAACTTCCGCCGCATCAATATCGGAGCTTCCCCCCAATTTTTACTTGAACACTTCTCGTGGGTGATATACTACTATAATTTTTTACTTTTCCAACTGCAATGCTGTAAATTTCGCCCCACTTTCTTGAGTTGTTTGAAATTTTAGGGCTGTAATTCCATTCGCGGGCTCGTTCTACTGTGATGCACTCTGCCCGTTGTTCTGTCTCGTTTATCGAAGAAAGGTTCCGGCTTGTTTAATTATTCAATTTCGTTCGATTCGATTTGTAAAATTTAATAAGTTGAATTCGGGTAGAGATTTAGACTCAATTAAGTATAAAATTAAAAGAGTCGGCTTACCCGACTCGTTAAAATTGGCTCTTTCAGCTAAACGAGGTGGCCCGACTCGACTCATGAAATTAAACGAGTCGCGTATGATAGTACATATGGCTCCTGTTAGGCCTACtctaagctcctaactccatacagctcctgtgaggcctactcctaagctcctaactccatacagctcctatGAGCTCTACTCCTAAGCTCataactccatacagctcctgggatgCCTACTCCTAGGCTCATAACTCCACGCAGCTCCTGGAAGGAGTAGTCCCGCACACTACCACTCCTGACCAGTTCAGTCCCGCAAGCGGAACCTTGATAAACCCCAACACGTGAGACGTTGACCCAAGCACGTgacggggacaactgtcacacatcaatcatgggaataatcagggcacgtgtcagaggatcctcagaacattcctcgaccagtcccgcgctgacacgtgtaaagcatccactccagccaggtgcCCTCCGCTCCCAGAATTAATGGttacgattcaaaggtaccaaccccaaaaccctacccttgagctataaatagcccaagaaggtg is a window of Apium graveolens cultivar Ventura chromosome 11, ASM990537v1, whole genome shotgun sequence DNA encoding:
- the LOC141697760 gene encoding protein BONZAI 3-like isoform X1, whose amino-acid sequence is MGGCYSDIRGGKQAVNGGGTQQQGVSEVGHNDAVDLLFKTKGLDALFTQIELSFSASKLRDCDFMSKSDPMVVVFEKKRDGSFVELGRTEVIMNNLDPKWIGKIPVAYQFETVQPLHFQVYDVDTKYHNVAPKMLKLKDQDFLGEANCVLSEIVTTKSRSKTLNLHNNRGPGLKNYGTVTVHAEETVASRNAVEVAFRCTRLDNKDFFSKSDPFLRISRIIETGGSVPICKTGVVNNNLNPSWPPLCLTTQQYVSKDNPLFIECFDFNSNGDHILIGKLQESVADFERLHKEKVGHSFILPSRRKGREKVLKGQLFVDSFVEKQLYSFIDYISSGFELNFMVAVDFTASNGNPRLPDSLHYVDPSGRLNAYQQAIMEVGEVIQFYDSDRLFPAWGFGGKTFDGVISHCFNLNGSPNGVEVEGVEGIMAAYAKALNNISLAGPTLFGQVINKAAEIAGQSASYDYRKYFVLLIITDGVITDLQETTDAIVRACDLPLSILIVGVGNADFKQMEILDADNGNSLKSSNGGIATRDIVQFVPMCEMHGKCILFLCGQISVVQSLLEELPGQFLTHMRSRNIKPIGED
- the LOC141697760 gene encoding protein BONZAI 3-like isoform X2, coding for MGGCYSDIRGGKQAVNGGGTQQQGVSEVGHNDAVDLLFKTKGLDALFTQIELSFSASKLRDCDFMSKSDPMVVVFEKKRDGSFVELGRTEVIMNNLDPKWIGKIPVAYQFETVQPLHFQVYDVDTKYHNVAPKMLKLKDQDFLGEANCVLSEIVTTKSRSKTLNLHNNRGPGLKNYGTVTVHAEETVASRNAVEVAFRCTRLDNKDFFSKSDPFLRISRIIETGGSVPICKTGVVNNNLNPSWPPLCLTTQQYVSKDNPLFIECFDFNSNGDHILIGKLQESVADFERLHKEKVGHSFILPSRRKGREKVLKGQLFVDSFVEKQLYSFIDYISSGFELNFMVAVDFTASNGNPRLPDSLHYVDPSGRLNAYQQAIMEVGEVIQFYDSDRLFPAWGFGGKTFDGVISHCFNLNGSPNGVEVEGVEGIMAAYAKALNNISLAGPTLFGQVINKAAEIAGQSASYDYRKYFVLLIITDGVITDLQETTDAIVRACDLPLSILIVGVGNADFKQMEILDADNGNSLKSSNGGIATRDIVQFVPMWADICGAEPIGGASWAVFNSHAQQKYKTNWGGLVRARWEL
- the LOC141697760 gene encoding protein BONZAI 3-like isoform X3, whose protein sequence is MGGCYSDIRGGKQAVNGGGTQQQGVSEVGHNDAVDLLFKTKGLDALFTQIELSFSASKLRDCDFMSKSDPMVVVFEKKRDGSFVELGRTEVIMNNLDPKWIGKIPVAYQFETVQPLHFQVYDVDTKYHNVAPKMLKLKDQDFLGEANCVLSEIVTTKSRSKTLNLHNNRGPGLKNYGTVTVHAEETVASRNAVEVAFRCTRLDNKDFFSKSDPFLRISRIIETGGSVPICKTGVVNNNLNPSWPPLCLTTQQYVSKDNPLFIECFDFNSNGDHILIGKLQESVADFERLHKEKVGHSFILPSRRKGREKVLKGQLFVDSFVEKQLYSFIDYISSGFELNFMVAVDFTASNGNPRLPDSLHYVDPSGRLNAYQQAIMEVGEVIQFYDSDRLFPAWGFGGKTFDGVISHCFNLNGSPNGVEVEGVEGIMAAYAKALNNISLAGPTLFGQVINKAAEIAGQSASYDYRKYFVLLIITDGVITDLQETTDAIVRACDLPLSILIVGVGNADFKQMEILDADNGNSLKSSNGGIATRDIVQFVPMCEMHGGQISVVQSLLEELPGQFLTHMRSRNIKPIGED